One genomic segment of Caldimonas brevitalea includes these proteins:
- a CDS encoding LysR substrate-binding domain-containing protein, translating into MTAHRIPPIQGLLAFEALARLRSGTLAAEELNVTPSAVSHRIRQLESQLGLKLFSRGDFTLTTDGAAYLARVREALTALQQVPGRSSGSGGATRLRVAVTPTFSRQLLLPRLALFRHAYPDIDLILQVTIPMLNVTAEETDIELRFGTGPFPDRESVRLQSDTVCPVCSPEYLNTVGPFDGFQSDETVARARLIRCPLEPWRTWFTECGLSLTEPREGAQFNDIGLVLDAAVAGFGVALMRMKLGAAWLDDGRLVRLSDRQVASPNHYFLCWQPGALERWECAAFVEWMKQSLG; encoded by the coding sequence ATGACCGCACACCGCATCCCGCCCATCCAGGGCCTGCTCGCCTTCGAGGCGCTCGCACGGCTGCGCAGCGGCACGCTGGCGGCTGAAGAACTGAACGTCACGCCGAGTGCCGTCAGCCACCGCATCCGCCAGCTGGAGTCGCAGCTGGGGCTCAAGCTGTTCTCGCGCGGCGACTTCACGCTGACGACGGATGGCGCCGCCTACCTTGCGCGCGTGCGCGAGGCCTTGACGGCCTTGCAGCAGGTGCCGGGGCGCAGCAGTGGCAGCGGCGGCGCCACCCGGCTGCGTGTCGCGGTCACGCCGACCTTCTCGCGCCAGCTGCTGCTGCCGCGGCTGGCGCTGTTCCGGCATGCTTATCCCGACATCGACCTGATCCTGCAGGTCACCATCCCGATGCTCAATGTGACGGCCGAAGAGACCGACATCGAGCTGCGCTTCGGCACCGGGCCCTTTCCGGACCGCGAGTCGGTGCGGCTGCAGTCCGACACGGTGTGCCCGGTCTGTAGCCCCGAGTACCTCAACACGGTCGGGCCCTTCGACGGCTTTCAGAGCGACGAGACGGTGGCCCGGGCGCGCTTGATCCGCTGCCCGCTGGAGCCGTGGCGCACCTGGTTCACCGAGTGCGGGCTGAGCTTGACCGAGCCGCGCGAAGGCGCGCAGTTCAACGACATCGGGCTGGTGCTGGACGCCGCCGTGGCCGGCTTCGGCGTCGCGTTGATGCGCATGAAGCTCGGCGCGGCCTGGCTCGACGACGGCCGGCTGGTGCGTTTGTCGGACCGCCAGGTGGCCTCGCCCAACCACTATTTCCTGTGCTGGCAGCCGGGCGCGCTGGAGCGCTGGGAGTGCGCCGCCTTCGTCGAGTGGATGAAGCAATCGCTCGGTTGA